ACCATTCAGGTATTGGGGATTTGTTCTGCTCTTGCAGTAACAACTCAAATGAAGCCAACCTTGGTTATGGCTATTGCGGTAATCTTCGTAGTAGTAATGTCCAACTTGCTTATTTCTCTTCTTAGAAATACTATCCCTAGCCGTGTTCGTATTATTGTCCAGTTGGCAGTAGTAGCAACCTTGGTAACCTTGGTAAATGAGGTGTTGAAAGCTTTTGCATTTGATATGTACAAAGAGCTTTCTGTATTCGTTGGATTGATTATCACCAACTGTATTGTAATGGGGCGTTTAGAGGCATTTGCTTTAGGTAATAAGCCATATGACTCTATTCTTGATGGATTTGGATCTGCCTTAGGGTACTCCTGGATTATTTTGACCGTTGCTTTCTTTAGAGAGTTGCTTGGTTCAGGATCTGTTTTTGGAATTCCAATTTATGATTATGTCTCTAGCCTATTCGGATCAGATTTTAGTTTGGCTACAAACGGTCTTATGGTATCTCCGGTAGGTGCATTTATGGTTCTTGGATTAATCATCTGGATCCAGCGTACCAAAACAGGATATGTTGAACACTAAAACCAACTGAAGAAATGGAATTATTTAACTTAGGTATTCGGTCGATCTTTATCGACAATATGGTTTTTGCTTACTTCCTTGGGATGTGTTCTTTCTTGGCCGTATCCAAAAAAGTAAGTACTGCGATCGGTCTTGGTGCTGCAGTAATCTTTGTATTGACAGTGACTGTTCCAGTAAACTGGTTATTGAATGAATTTGTATTGAAAGAAGGAGCCCTTTCTTGGGCAAGTGCCAGCTTGGCAACTATTGACCTTACTTTCTTAAGATTTATCATGTTTATCGCGATCATCGCAGCGATGGTACAGTTGGTAGAAATGGTAGTTGAGAAATTTGCTCCAGCACTTTACGGTGCCTTGGGTATTTTCCTTCCATTGATTGCTGTAAACTGTGCGATCCTTGGTGGATCACTTTTCATGGCGCAAAGAGATTATACTTTAGCAGAATCTGCTGTTTACGGATTCGGATCAGGTACAGGTTTCTGTCTTGCTATTGTAGCACTTGCTGCAATCCGTGAAAAATTAAAATACTCCAACGTGCCAAATGGTCTAAAAGGATTGGGTATTACCATGCTATTGACAGGGTTAATGGGATTAGCGTTTATGTCCTTCATGGGAATTGACCTTTAATCTTATTTTAAACCTACGTTTAACATACTTAAAACCCGAAGAAGTAATTCTTCGGGTTTTTGTTTTTAGAAGCTAGGGTTTATTCAAGATTTGAGTTTAAATTTCAGAAATATTAAACAAATACAATTGCTATGAAAAACCTATTTTCATTACTGGCTTGCTTTTTAATTTCCCTATCACTTTCTGCACAAAGTGGAGAATGGGTGGAGCTATTTAATGGTCAAAATTTTGAAGGATGGAAAATTTCTGAAAATCCAGATTCTTTTTCCATTGAAGATGGAATGTTAAAAGTAAATGGACCTAGAGGTCACATGTTTTATGAAGGTGAAGTTGGAGACCATGACTTCAATAATTTCGAATTGGAAGTGACCTTGAAGACTTTACCAGAAGCCAACTCTGGGATTTTCATCCATACAAAATATCAAGAAAGAGGATGGCCAAACATCGGGCATGAAATTCAGGTTAATCAAAGCCACGGTGACTGGAGAAAAACAGGAAGTGTTTATTCATTCAAAGACGTGAGAGATACTTTTGTAGAAGATGGAGAGTGGTATAAAGAAACCATCATCGTTCAAGGTGATAAAGTTACCGTGAAAGTAAATGGAGAAGTAATCAACGAATATGATGAGACAAAAGACCGTGAAGGTGATTTAGGTACTAAAAAACTAGATCATGGTACTATTGCTCTCCAAGCCCATGATCCAAACTCTGTGGTTTACTATAAAAGTGTAAAAATTAAAATTCTTCCAGATTAAGAAAAAATTTAACTGAACCCAATTTCTATAAAAATCCTGATTATTATTGAACGATAATCAGGATTTTAATTTTCCAGCCATGGCATTTACTTATAAACGAATTCTTTCCTACTTCCTACGGGGATTGTTGTTTGTCACTCCAGTGGTAGTGACCATTTATATCATCTTCGAAACGATTCTGTTCTTAGATAACCTGATTCCGGTGCCTTTGCCAGGGATTGGGATCTTGATGGTTTTGGCTTTGATTACGTTTGTTGGTTACCTAGCAAGTTTATTCTTTGCAAAACCGATTTTTGATTGGTTTGAAAGAGGATTAATAAAAATCCCATTGGTTAATTTGATATATACCAGCATCAAGGATTTGATGGGTGCATTCGTTGGAGATAAAAAGAAATTTTCTTCTCCAGTAAAAGTTCAGCTTACCGATTCATTGATGCGATTGGGTTTTATTACTCAAGAAGATATGTCCATAGTAGGAGAGGCTGATCTAGTAGCTGTTTACTTTCCTCATAGCTACAATGTTTCTGGAAATGTGTTCTTGGTTCCAAAAGAGAACGTTACTCCATTAACTGGAGTTAAGAGTTCAGATGTGATGAAGTTTATGGTAAGCGGAGGAGTGTCTCCATTGGTTTAAATTCACAAAACAATAAAAAGGGAAGCCAGCTTTAAAGCTGGCTTTTTTAGTTTACTGCCACGGTAAACTCATTTTTCTCAGTAAATTTTCCAATCTCCCAGATTACTTGATTTTGTTGCTTCATTGCATTTTCAAACCAAGACTGATTTTCAGGATCTACCGCCAGCATTAATCCACCGCTAGTCTGAGGATCGCATAGTTTGACCAAATCCATGCCCTCTACACCTTTGGTTTTGGCACTATATGCATTCCAATTTCGGTAGGTGTTATCCGGGAAAATGAATTGATTGATATATTCCTGTATCCCTTCTATCAAGGGAAGTTTGTGGATTTCAATGGCTGCTGAAACTTCCGATCCCTCGCACATTTCAATAAGGTGTCCTAGCAATCCAAAACCAGTCACATCAGTCATCGCATGAACCTCCTCATGATTTCCTATCAGCTCGCCAATTGAATTTAGACGACAGGCAGTATCAATCAAATGGGCATAATCCTTGTCTTGAATCTTTTGTCTTTTCAGCGCAGTGGCCAAAACGCCAATTCCCAGTGGTTTGGTTAGATAAATGATGTCTCCAGATTTTGCTCCTTTGTTGGTTTTAATCTTTCTAGGGTGGATTATCCCGTTTACAGAAAGCCCAAAAATCGGGTCTTTTGCAGCGATGCTATGACCTCCTGCCAGTTCGATTCCAGCAGTTTTACAAATGCTCTTAGCACCTTCCATTACCTTAGCTGCGAGTTCAGGAGCAAGTTTCTCTACGGGCCAGCTTAAAATAGCATTGGCGAAGACAGGCTTCCCACCCATAGCGTATATATCAGAAATGGCATTCGCAGCGGCAATTCTTCCAAAATCAAATGGATCATCTACAATCGGGGTGAAAAAGTCTACGGAATTGATCATTGCAAGATCATCCGAAACCTGATAAACTGCTGCATCATCTTTTCCAGAGTTGCCCACCAATAGATTTGGATCAACTTGGGTGAAAGAGCCGCTGGAGCTAAGAATTTGGTCAAGAATTGCTGGGGCTATTTTACAGCCACAACCTGAACCTTCACTCCATTCAGTGAGCCGGATTACTGATTTTTCCATTTAGTTGGTTTTTAATTTCCATTATTAATTTGACTGATTCTTCCACTCCTATTCCTGTAAGGTCAATCCTTTTTAATTTGTTAGGGTCATGACGCTCCAAATCAAATTGGTATGTTTTGTCATAATAGATCAACAGGTTGGAAATCCATGATTCATGATGATCATTGATGATGTCTTCTATGGCTGTGGTCGTTCGAAGACCGCCTAGTTTTTTCTTCAGCCGATTAATTGCCTTGATAAGTTCTTCCTTGGGAAGTGATGCATATTCCTCTTTGATCAGTTGGATTCTTTCCTCTTCTGATTTTAAGATATCAATCAATGGAGAGCAACCCATCAAGTTAAAAAACTGATCGTTGATAATTATTTTACCGATTCGCCTACTTTCATTTTCTAGCCAGATAGTTTCATTTGAGTTAAACTGACGTAGTTTTTCAGCCATTAAATTTTCAAATTGTTCTACACTCGGCTGAGGCTGTTGACCAATGCCTCCAAAAGCGGAACCTTTGTGATTAGCTAAGTCTTCTAAATCCAGCACCTGCTCATTTTTGTCTTCTAAAGCTTTTAAAAGTCTGGTTTTTCCAACACCAGTTTTACCTCCGAGTACCAATAGATTCCAAGGTTTTCTAACTTCATCAAAAGTGTAGTTTCGATAAGTTTTGTATCCGCCTTTGAGTCGGAAGACTTCAAATCCTACCATGCTTAAAAGCCAGGAAAGAATCTGACTTCTCATACCGCCCCTCCAGCAGTACACGATTATTTTTTGCTTAGGAAAAAGTTCTATTGCCTTTTTTTGAATTTGGTGAAATCTTGGGCCTACCAGTTCAAATCCCTTGATGGTGGCATCAAGAGCCCCTTTTTGTTTATAAAGTGTTCCTACTTCAGTGCGCTCACTATTGGAAAGTATTGGGATATTGATCGATTGGGGTATGTGGCTTTGGAGAAACTCCGCTTCACTTCTTGCATCTATTAATGGCAATTGTTCTCGCAAAGACCAAAACTCCTCAAGTGAAATCAGTTTTTCTATCATCTTAGGCTCAAGATAAAAAAAAGCCACAAGGAATACCCTGTGGCTTTACTAAGAATGTTATTTATAAATTAAAGTTGTGCGTCTAGCTTCTGAGCCAAAACTGCTTTAGGCACTGCGCCAACTTGCTTGTCTACGATTTCACCGCCTTTGAAGAACAAAAGGGTAGGGATCGATCTGATTCCAAATGCTTGAGCTACAGCAGGGTTAGCGTCAACATCAACTTTTCCAATTACTGCTTTTCCATCATAATCACCAGCCAATTCTTCCACTACTGGACCGATCATTTTACAAGGTCCACACCATTCAGCCCAGAAGTCAACCAAAATCGGTTGGTCTGATTTGATGATTTCCTCAAAGTTTGCATCTGTGATTTCAATTGATTTTCCCATTGTATGTTTAGTTTTAATTTTGCTTAATTTTTGCCAAATATATGAGCTAAAGCGTATTGATGGGCAATAAGTTCCGAGGGATTTAATTTTTTTATCTATGACTCATTGATAGAATAAATGAAAACTGATTAGACAATTTTATAAATCACCTCTGGAATCTCTTTCAGCTCTTTGATCATATCTGCGCTTGGATCTATGGAGAAGCGTTTAGAGAATAGTTCTAAGGCAATATTTTCCTTTCTATCAATGACATCAAAATAAAGTTTTGCATCGCCTTTGTACTTCTCTGTAATGGATTCTAATTTTTCCATCAAGTCAAGAGTTAAATCATCCAAATCGATATTAATCCGCATTCCCTTAACCATTTTACCACGTACTTCGCTGAGTAGCATGATATTACTGATTTTAAACTCCAGCTCATTCTCTGCCCATTTTTTTGGTTCAATCCTACCAGTAATGAAAAGGAACCATCCAGTCATGAAATACTCCTTGAACTTCACATAATCTTCACCAAACAAGAAAAAAGTAAATCCACCATGGTAGTCTTCCATCGTTAGCGTACCAAAAGGTTTCCCGTTTTTGGTAGTTCTATGAGCAAAACTACTTACAGATCCGGCTAGCTTGATTTCTTTCTTGTTTTTAAAGCTGTCAATATCATTTAGATCTGGAAGATTCGCATTTGTAAATGATTCAATCTCTAACCTATATTGATCCAGTGGGTGTCCTGAGATATAAAGCCCCACCACTTCTTTTTCAATGTTCAATTGCTGTAGTTGGGAGAAGGGCTCCATCGGTGCCACTGAAGGCAAAGGAATATCCATACTTCCGCTGCTTCCTCCAAATAAACTAACTTGAGCACTTTCTTCTTCTTGTTGTACTTTTTGAGCGTATTTCGTTGCTTTTTCTATCAAAGTCAGGTCTCCATCCGCTGCTTCAAGGTATTGGCGTCTATGGTGCTCAGGGAAGCAGTCAAAGCCCCCTGCCATTGCTAGTGCCTCCATGGTCTTTTTGTTAAGAGCTTTAGAGTTGACACGCTTCGCAAAATCAAAAAGATTTTTAAACGGACCATTCTCCTCTCTTTCCTTGATGATTTCATCTACAGCAGCTGAGCCTGCACCTTTGATTGCTGCCATCCCAAATCGGATTTCTCCTTCAGCGTTTACCGTAAATCCGTTTTTGGATTCATTGACATCCGGGCCTAAAACAGGAATTCCAGATCGCTTGCATTCCTCCATAAAGAAGGTTACTTGCGAAATATCATTCATGTTATTACTCAAAACCGAAGCCAGGTATTCGGCAGGATAATGAGCCTTTAAATAGGCCGTTTGGTAAGCTACCCAAGCATAACAAGTAGAGTGTGATTTGTTGAAGGCGTAAGAGGCAAATGCTTCCCAGTCTTTCCAAATCTTTTCAAGTTTGGATTTATCATGGCCTTTTTCTGCCGCTTGGTTGACAAATTTAGGCTTCATTTTGTCCAAGACATCCTTCAGCTTCTTACCCATTGCCTTACGCAATACATCCGCCTCACCCTTTGTGAATCCAGCAAGTTTCTGAGAAAGTAACATCACTTGCTCCTGGTAGACCGTAATCCCATAGGTTTCATTGAGGTACTCCTCCATGTCATCCAGATCATAGGTAATGGGCTCCTCACCATGCTTCCTTCTAATAAAGCTTGGGATGTATTCCAATGGACCTGGACGATACAAGGCGTTCATAGCAATCAAATCGGCAAATACAGTCGGTTTGAGCTCACGCATGTACTTCTGCATTCCGGCAGATTCATATTGGAAGATTCCTACCGTCTCACCTCGCTGGAATAGCTCATAAGTCTTTACATCATCGATCGGGAATTTTTCCGGATCTAATTCGATGCCATGCCTTTCCTTGACAATTTTGACAGCATCCTTAATCAAGGTTAAGGTTTTGAGTCCCAAGAAGTCCATTTTAAGGAGTCCGGCCGATTCTACCACAGAGTTATCAAACTGAGTGCAGACCATGTCAGAATCCTTTGCCAGAGCTACCGGAACAAAATTGGTAATGTCATCGGGTGTGATAATAACCCCACAAGCGTGAATCCCCAGGTTTCTGACCGAACCTTCAAGCATGGTGGCCTGATTGATTGTTTTAGCCGATTCATCCTGCCCTTTTGAAATTCGGATCAGTTCATCAGCTTTGGCAATGAGTTCACCTTGACCTTTTAATTTATCAGAAAGTGCAGCTCTGTTTCCCGCCAGTCCAAATAAAGCTTTCAGTTTAATGTCAGGCACCAAATTGGCTAGCCTTCCGGCATCTGCTAAAGGTAGATTCAATACTCTAGCAGTATCACGGATAGCAGATTTTGCAGCCATGGTACCATAAGTGATGATTTGGGCTACCTGATTTGCTCCATATTTTTTGATTACATAGTCAATCACTTTTTGTCGGCCATGATCATCAAAGTCAATATCAATATCGGGTAGTGAAACTCGATCTGGGTTTAGGAATCTCTCAAAAAGTAGGTTGTAAGCGATCGGGTCAATATTAGTAATGCCTGTGCAATAGGCAACTGCGGATCCTGCTGCAGATCCACGTCCCGGTCCCACAGAAACCCCAAGCTTTCTTGCTTCTACAATGAAATCCTGCACAATCAAGAAGTATCCTGGATACCCGGTGTTTTCAATCGTTTTTAACTCAAAATCCAGGCGCTCCTCAATCTCCGGAGTGATTTCCTCGTATCGTTTTTTTGCCCCTTCATAGGTTAGGTGTCGTAAAAAGGCATTTTCACCCCGTTTTCCACCGTCCACTTCATCTTCAGGATGCTTGAATTCATCAGGAATATCAAAGGCAGGAAGTAAAACTTCGCGAGCTAGTTTATAGGGTTCGATTTTATCCGTAATCTCTGCGGTGCATTCAATAGCCTCGGGTAAATCAGCAAAGAGCTTCTTCATCTCCTCAGGGCTTTTGATGTAATACTCATCATTTGGGAAGCCATACCGGAATTCCCGTCCTCTTTTACCGATGTATTTCTTTGGTTTTTCTACCAGTTCCCCATCCTTAACACAAAGTAAAATATCGTGGGCCTTTGCATCCGCTTTATTTGTATAGTAGGAATTATTTGCGGCGAAGTATTTAACGTCATGCTTTTTAGCAAACTCCAAAAGCACCTCGTTTACCTTTTCCTCCTCGGGTATCCCATGCCTACAAAGTTCTACATAGAAATCTTCTCCAAATTGTTCTTTCCACCACAAAAAGGCTTCTTCCGCTTGTGTTTCCCCTACATTCAGGATCAAAAACGGAATTTCACCCCATAGCCCACCAGTCGTTGCGATGAGGTCTCCTTTGTATTGCTGAAGGACCTCCTTATCAATTCGAGGTAGATAATAGAATCCTTCGATATTGGCATAGGAAGCCAGTTTAGCCAGGTTATGATATCCGGCTTTGTTTTTAGCGATTAATACAGTTTGATAACCATCGTCTTTGCTTGATTTATTTTTTCTGTCCCGGCAAAGGTTAAATTCACAACCGAGAATAGGTTTGATATCGTTGGATAGTGCCTCTTTTACAAAATGAAAGGCTGCCATCATATTGCCATGGTCAGTCATGGCGATTGCAGGCATCCCCATTTCTTTAGCCTTCGCTACCATAGCAGGAATCTCTGAGGTAGCTTGTAGGACGGAGTATTGACTATGGACGTGTAGGTGCGTAAAAGGAATATCAGTCAGGTCTGAAATGTCTGCTTTTCCTGCCTGTTTCAATACATCTTTGGCTGCAGCTTTTTGAGTATCTTTTGCCTGTGCAAAATTGGCTTCATCAAGCTTCGGAGCCTCATAGATCACTTCAGAAATTGCAATCCCTTCTTCAGGAGCTTGTACACCCTGAGTGATCAAACCAAAGAAACAGCGTGCTGTAGCATCTACATCATAGGCTGCATCGTGAGCATCTCCAAAGCCTTTACCAAAAAGTTTTTGGTGTAACTCAGTCAGCGTAGGCCATTTGAATTTTCCCCCTCTACCACCAGGGATAGCACAGAATTCAGTGGATATGTCTTTGGTGTCTAGTTGATCGGCGGTAAGGGGCATGGTAGCCTCTGCTCGCAGGTACTCCGAACCGACCACGTTGATGTCGAACTCGACATTGTGACCCACCAGATATTTGGTCTTTTTTACATCTCCTTCAAAAATCCCAAGTATTTGCTTTAGGTCATGTCCTTCTTTTAAGGCTCTTTTGGTAGAGATTCCATGGACTTTCTCCGCATTATAGGGGATGGTAAAACCTTCTGGACGGATAATGTAATTATGATTCGAAATCAGATTTCCCTTCTCATCATGCAATTGCCAGGCAAGCTGGACCAGTCGTGGCCAGTTATCCACATCTGACATGGGGGCATTGTAATCGCGGGGTAATCCGGTGGTTTCGGTATCAAAAATTAAATACATACAGCTTTGGGAATTGAGACTTCAAATTAGCGCTAATCTCTGAAATGAGGCAAGAGTAGCGGAGCTAATTGTCGGGAAATAAAAAAAATAATTACAAGTAATCCCTGATTGAACGGATAAAGCTATTACTGAATAATCTCGGCAAAAAATTTAGAAATTGAAAAAATAGTAATAGTCAATTTTCGATTTCTCACACCAAAAATCTAAAAAAAATTCATTTGAATTTCTGACTTTCATCTTATCGCTTTACATCAGAAATACATACTTCAAACATTTAAAACCTTTACTACCTCTTATCCTCCCAGGGCATGTAAACCACTTTTTTGGTTTCAAAAAACTCCTCCTTGAAATAGTCCTCCAAATGGTAAACCACATAGGATTTACCTAATTCTTCCATCTCCTCATCAACTTCACCACCTTTTAAATAAAGAATTCCATTGGGGTATTCATTGAAATCTTCCTTACGGATTTTGTTTTTGACCCAAGGGTAAAAGTTAGCCATTCGGGTGACAGCCCGACTGATCACAAAATCATATTTACGAACAAGTTGCTCGGCTCTTGTTTGCTGAGCTTCCACATTTGCTAATTTTAACTGCTTCGCAACATCCTTCACCA
Above is a window of Algoriphagus machipongonensis DNA encoding:
- the dnaE gene encoding DNA polymerase III subunit alpha — protein: MYLIFDTETTGLPRDYNAPMSDVDNWPRLVQLAWQLHDEKGNLISNHNYIIRPEGFTIPYNAEKVHGISTKRALKEGHDLKQILGIFEGDVKKTKYLVGHNVEFDINVVGSEYLRAEATMPLTADQLDTKDISTEFCAIPGGRGGKFKWPTLTELHQKLFGKGFGDAHDAAYDVDATARCFFGLITQGVQAPEEGIAISEVIYEAPKLDEANFAQAKDTQKAAAKDVLKQAGKADISDLTDIPFTHLHVHSQYSVLQATSEIPAMVAKAKEMGMPAIAMTDHGNMMAAFHFVKEALSNDIKPILGCEFNLCRDRKNKSSKDDGYQTVLIAKNKAGYHNLAKLASYANIEGFYYLPRIDKEVLQQYKGDLIATTGGLWGEIPFLILNVGETQAEEAFLWWKEQFGEDFYVELCRHGIPEEEKVNEVLLEFAKKHDVKYFAANNSYYTNKADAKAHDILLCVKDGELVEKPKKYIGKRGREFRYGFPNDEYYIKSPEEMKKLFADLPEAIECTAEITDKIEPYKLAREVLLPAFDIPDEFKHPEDEVDGGKRGENAFLRHLTYEGAKKRYEEITPEIEERLDFELKTIENTGYPGYFLIVQDFIVEARKLGVSVGPGRGSAAGSAVAYCTGITNIDPIAYNLLFERFLNPDRVSLPDIDIDFDDHGRQKVIDYVIKKYGANQVAQIITYGTMAAKSAIRDTARVLNLPLADAGRLANLVPDIKLKALFGLAGNRAALSDKLKGQGELIAKADELIRISKGQDESAKTINQATMLEGSVRNLGIHACGVIITPDDITNFVPVALAKDSDMVCTQFDNSVVESAGLLKMDFLGLKTLTLIKDAVKIVKERHGIELDPEKFPIDDVKTYELFQRGETVGIFQYESAGMQKYMRELKPTVFADLIAMNALYRPGPLEYIPSFIRRKHGEEPITYDLDDMEEYLNETYGITVYQEQVMLLSQKLAGFTKGEADVLRKAMGKKLKDVLDKMKPKFVNQAAEKGHDKSKLEKIWKDWEAFASYAFNKSHSTCYAWVAYQTAYLKAHYPAEYLASVLSNNMNDISQVTFFMEECKRSGIPVLGPDVNESKNGFTVNAEGEIRFGMAAIKGAGSAAVDEIIKEREENGPFKNLFDFAKRVNSKALNKKTMEALAMAGGFDCFPEHHRRQYLEAADGDLTLIEKATKYAQKVQQEEESAQVSLFGGSSGSMDIPLPSVAPMEPFSQLQQLNIEKEVVGLYISGHPLDQYRLEIESFTNANLPDLNDIDSFKNKKEIKLAGSVSSFAHRTTKNGKPFGTLTMEDYHGGFTFFLFGEDYVKFKEYFMTGWFLFITGRIEPKKWAENELEFKISNIMLLSEVRGKMVKGMRINIDLDDLTLDLMEKLESITEKYKGDAKLYFDVIDRKENIALELFSKRFSIDPSADMIKELKEIPEVIYKIV
- the mnmH gene encoding tRNA 2-selenouridine(34) synthase MnmH, translating into MIEKLISLEEFWSLREQLPLIDARSEAEFLQSHIPQSINIPILSNSERTEVGTLYKQKGALDATIKGFELVGPRFHQIQKKAIELFPKQKIIVYCWRGGMRSQILSWLLSMVGFEVFRLKGGYKTYRNYTFDEVRKPWNLLVLGGKTGVGKTRLLKALEDKNEQVLDLEDLANHKGSAFGGIGQQPQPSVEQFENLMAEKLRQFNSNETIWLENESRRIGKIIINDQFFNLMGCSPLIDILKSEEERIQLIKEEYASLPKEELIKAINRLKKKLGGLRTTTAIEDIINDHHESWISNLLIYYDKTYQFDLERHDPNKLKRIDLTGIGVEESVKLIMEIKNQLNGKISNPAH
- a CDS encoding DUF502 domain-containing protein; translation: MAFTYKRILSYFLRGLLFVTPVVVTIYIIFETILFLDNLIPVPLPGIGILMVLALITFVGYLASLFFAKPIFDWFERGLIKIPLVNLIYTSIKDLMGAFVGDKKKFSSPVKVQLTDSLMRLGFITQEDMSIVGEADLVAVYFPHSYNVSGNVFLVPKENVTPLTGVKSSDVMKFMVSGGVSPLV
- the rsmG gene encoding 16S rRNA (guanine(527)-N(7))-methyltransferase RsmG gives rise to the protein MNSGTQLIQAYFPNLTEDQIAKFDRLQELYEDWNSKINVISRKDMDQFYIHHVLHSLGISKVMNFQPGTKILDIGTGGGFPGIPLAILFPDTHFHLVDSIGKKITVVKDVAKQLKLANVEAQQTRAEQLVRKYDFVISRAVTRMANFYPWVKNKIRKEDFNEYPNGILYLKGGEVDEEMEELGKSYVVYHLEDYFKEEFFETKKVVYMPWEDKR
- a CDS encoding 3-keto-disaccharide hydrolase, with protein sequence MKNLFSLLACFLISLSLSAQSGEWVELFNGQNFEGWKISENPDSFSIEDGMLKVNGPRGHMFYEGEVGDHDFNNFELEVTLKTLPEANSGIFIHTKYQERGWPNIGHEIQVNQSHGDWRKTGSVYSFKDVRDTFVEDGEWYKETIIVQGDKVTVKVNGEVINEYDETKDREGDLGTKKLDHGTIALQAHDPNSVVYYKSVKIKILPD
- the nqrE gene encoding NADH:ubiquinone reductase (Na(+)-transporting) subunit E; its protein translation is MELFNLGIRSIFIDNMVFAYFLGMCSFLAVSKKVSTAIGLGAAVIFVLTVTVPVNWLLNEFVLKEGALSWASASLATIDLTFLRFIMFIAIIAAMVQLVEMVVEKFAPALYGALGIFLPLIAVNCAILGGSLFMAQRDYTLAESAVYGFGSGTGFCLAIVALAAIREKLKYSNVPNGLKGLGITMLLTGLMGLAFMSFMGIDL
- a CDS encoding NADH:ubiquinone reductase (Na(+)-transporting) subunit D — protein: MSAETLEKSIEKKPAEALLSKRRKKLVSDPLVDDNPITIQVLGICSALAVTTQMKPTLVMAIAVIFVVVMSNLLISLLRNTIPSRVRIIVQLAVVATLVTLVNEVLKAFAFDMYKELSVFVGLIITNCIVMGRLEAFALGNKPYDSILDGFGSALGYSWIILTVAFFRELLGSGSVFGIPIYDYVSSLFGSDFSLATNGLMVSPVGAFMVLGLIIWIQRTKTGYVEH
- the trxA gene encoding thioredoxin, which translates into the protein MKTKHTMGKSIEITDANFEEIIKSDQPILVDFWAEWCGPCKMIGPVVEELAGDYDGKAVIGKVDVDANPAVAQAFGIRSIPTLLFFKGGEIVDKQVGAVPKAVLAQKLDAQL
- the selD gene encoding selenide, water dikinase SelD, which gives rise to MEKSVIRLTEWSEGSGCGCKIAPAILDQILSSSGSFTQVDPNLLVGNSGKDDAAVYQVSDDLAMINSVDFFTPIVDDPFDFGRIAAANAISDIYAMGGKPVFANAILSWPVEKLAPELAAKVMEGAKSICKTAGIELAGGHSIAAKDPIFGLSVNGIIHPRKIKTNKGAKSGDIIYLTKPLGIGVLATALKRQKIQDKDYAHLIDTACRLNSIGELIGNHEEVHAMTDVTGFGLLGHLIEMCEGSEVSAAIEIHKLPLIEGIQEYINQFIFPDNTYRNWNAYSAKTKGVEGMDLVKLCDPQTSGGLMLAVDPENQSWFENAMKQQNQVIWEIGKFTEKNEFTVAVN